GTTTGAGCAATGAAGACTTTGTCCGAGCAACATAAATATAAAATGCGATGAGCAGCGGTGCGCCCCAAAGCAGCCAGAGCAAATCAGGTCGTCCTAATTTGCCATCGCATCCTGTGAGCAGCAGAGTTTGCATGGTCAAGCACAATGTTGTGATGCGTGCCATCATGGGATCTTCCTATAACGTGTGCCGAGCAGAACAATTTCCGTAAGCAAAAGGAGTAAGGCCGCCCAGACGAAGAGCGAGAATTCTTCGTTGTATTCTAGGTAGCTCATGCTCTTGATTTCTGTTTTTTCAAGAGCATCGATTTTGCCATAAATAGCATCCAGTGCTTTTTCATCTTCGGCTCTGAAATAAGCGCCCTTTGTTGTAGTGGCGATGGCTTGGAGTGTTGTCTCGTCAATTTCCACGTCTTGATACACGGGTTGGGAACCAAAGAGACCCTGCTGGAGGAACGGTGCTTTGCCTCGGGTACCGGCTCCAATGGTGTAGACTTTAATGCCAAAGGCTGCGGCGGCTTCTGCTGCACTTTGAGGCAATAAACTACCGGCGTTGCTACGGCCGTCGGTAAGTAGGACCACAATTTTTGATTTGGCTTGGCTGTCTTTTAGACGACGAACTGCGGTACCCAACGCAGAACCGATTGCGGTAGAATCACCGGCCATACCGATTTCAAGAGCATCGAGAAATGTAGCGACTATGCCATGGTCGAGTGTGAGCGGGCATTGCGTAAATGCTTCTTCGCCAAATACGACCACGCCAATTTGGTCATTGGGCCGTTTCTCTACGAACTTGGCGACGACGCTTTTGACCACTTCGAGTCTATTACGGCGACGCTTCAGTGGTTTTTCGGCGTCTAGGTCTAAGGCTTGCATACTCCCTGAAGTATCGATGGCAAGAACGATATCAACGCCTTCAGTGATAACCTTGGTATGCTGCTTCCCGGTTTGTGGCCGCATGATGGCAATCGTAATCATTACAACAGTAACAATGCGAAGCAGGTGCAGCAGCTGACGAATACGAATGCTCATCGATGGTTTGAGACGCTTGAGCGAGCTAATGCTTGAGAAGCGCAAAGCCGCGTGCCCACGGCCGGCCTGCTGAGCTGAACCAAAACGCCAGAGCATAGCCAATGCCCAAATCAAGACGACTGGGCCGATAATGAGGCCTAGCCAGGTATCTGCGAAATTGAGGTGACTCATGCTGCAGCCTCTTCGATGGGCTCTGGTTTAGGAACGGTTGCTTCAACAAACGAAAGTGCCTGTTCGTAGGCGCGTTCGATTTCAGACTCTTGAGCGGCTCCTCCGGCATATTTGATGGCGTCGGTGGACTCGAGGAATGAGCGCAGTTGATTTTTCAGGGGCGCATCTACTGGAAGTTCATGTTGAATAAACGGCACCAGCTCTTCGGTTGTTAGGTCGGTTGCGTTCATGCCAAATCTATTTTCAACATAGGCCCGGACCACGGCGGAGAGTGAGAAGTAATATTTACGAACCGCGTCTTGGTCGCTAAAATCTGTTTGTCGAAGGTGGTTGAGCGCTTCAAACGCTATTTCATGTGCGGGAGCCGGAGGTACCACCACCACGGGACGATTTTTACGACGATGCCATATAAAAACGATAAGTAGCACCAGGAGTACCGCACCAATTGCACCATAGAGAGGCCAGGGGATAGGGCTTTCCACGCGGCGAAGCTTTTTAAGACCGCGGATGTCGGCGGCACTTCCGTCTTTGGGTAAAACACTTTTAATTTCTAGAAATATCTCGGAGGTCTCGATGGTTCCTTTTTGGAGGTCATCGCCGGTACCTTCCTGGAAGGCAATCGTAATGGAGGGGAGGATGTATGAGCCAACAAGGTCGCCACGTAATTGGTACCAGGCGGTGACTTCAACACGGCTATCGGTTTCAGGGCTTTTCTCTCTGCCGAAGTCGATGATTCGCAGACCGGCAATTTCTGACCCCACTTCAGGTAGCTCTAAGGTGACGCTGGGTTTGTGGTTGACCGTCACTCGGTAGGTGATGACGTCACCGGTTGTTGCGATGGCTTTATCAACGCTTGCACTTGCTTCTACAGATGGCCGGTTATCGGTCGCAGTTGTAGTGGCTTGCTCTTTGGCGCAGGAGCTTAGGCAAACAAGAAGGGCCGCAACGGCTATGATGCATTGAGATTGCCGCATGGTTAACGAGTGAGCCTTTCGGGGTAAAGCTTCAC
Above is a window of Deltaproteobacteria bacterium DNA encoding:
- a CDS encoding VWA domain-containing protein, coding for MSHLNFADTWLGLIIGPVVLIWALAMLWRFGSAQQAGRGHAALRFSSISSLKRLKPSMSIRIRQLLHLLRIVTVVMITIAIMRPQTGKQHTKVITEGVDIVLAIDTSGSMQALDLDAEKPLKRRRNRLEVVKSVVAKFVEKRPNDQIGVVVFGEEAFTQCPLTLDHGIVATFLDALEIGMAGDSTAIGSALGTAVRRLKDSQAKSKIVVLLTDGRSNAGSLLPQSAAEAAAAFGIKVYTIGAGTRGKAPFLQQGLFGSQPVYQDVEIDETTLQAIATTTKGAYFRAEDEKALDAIYGKIDALEKTEIKSMSYLEYNEEFSLFVWAALLLLLTEIVLLGTRYRKIP